A window of the Mannheimia granulomatis genome harbors these coding sequences:
- the lpxB gene encoding lipid-A-disaccharide synthase: protein MKERSPIIGLVAGEISGDILGAGLINALKLHYPNARFVGVAGPQMLNAGCETLFDMEELSVMGLAEVVKHLPRLLKRRQQVIDEMIKLKPDVFIGIDAPDFNLTVEEKLKANGIKTIHYVSPSVWAWRQKRVFKIARATHLVLAFLPFEKAFYDKFNVPCRFIGHTMADAIPLNPSRAEACSLLNIDESKRYMAILAGSRGSEIGFLAEPFLKAAQILKQRFSDLQFLVPMVNEKRIEQFKAIKAQVAPELELHIFQGKARQAMIAAECTLLASGTAALEAMLCKSPMVVGYKMKPLTYWLAKKLVKTDYISLPNLLAKELLVPELIQEECNPENLALHLSPFLADDEASRTQKAFLKQRFGELHQQLQCNADKQAAQAVIDVLNDKTSGHF from the coding sequence ATGAAAGAAAGATCACCCATTATTGGTTTGGTTGCTGGTGAAATTTCGGGAGATATTCTCGGTGCCGGCTTAATTAATGCCTTGAAGTTACATTATCCAAATGCACGATTTGTTGGGGTGGCTGGGCCGCAAATGTTGAATGCCGGCTGTGAAACGCTATTTGATATGGAAGAGCTTTCCGTTATGGGTTTGGCTGAAGTGGTTAAACATCTTCCCCGTTTACTAAAACGTCGCCAGCAAGTGATTGATGAGATGATCAAATTAAAGCCTGATGTCTTTATTGGCATTGATGCACCGGATTTTAATCTAACAGTGGAAGAAAAATTAAAAGCAAACGGTATTAAAACCATTCATTATGTAAGCCCATCGGTATGGGCGTGGCGTCAAAAGCGAGTGTTTAAAATTGCCAGAGCAACTCATTTGGTACTGGCGTTCTTACCGTTTGAAAAAGCGTTTTATGATAAATTTAATGTCCCTTGCCGCTTTATCGGACATACTATGGCTGATGCTATCCCGCTCAACCCCAGCCGTGCCGAAGCTTGTTCATTATTAAATATTGATGAGTCCAAGCGCTATATGGCAATTTTAGCCGGAAGCCGTGGTAGTGAAATTGGTTTTCTGGCAGAGCCTTTCTTGAAGGCTGCTCAAATTTTAAAACAGCGTTTTTCGGATCTGCAATTTTTAGTGCCGATGGTCAATGAAAAGCGAATTGAGCAATTTAAAGCTATTAAAGCACAAGTGGCCCCGGAGTTAGAGTTACATATTTTTCAAGGTAAGGCTCGTCAGGCAATGATTGCCGCTGAATGTACTTTGTTAGCTTCAGGCACTGCTGCATTAGAGGCGATGTTGTGCAAATCCCCAATGGTTGTGGGATATAAGATGAAGCCACTCACTTATTGGCTGGCAAAAAAATTAGTCAAGACCGATTATATCTCTTTACCGAATTTATTGGCAAAAGAGTTATTGGTACCGGAGTTAATTCAAGAAGAATGTAATCCGGAGAATTTGGCTTTGCATTTAAGTCCTTTTTTAGCGGATGATGAAGCAAGTCGAACGCAGAAAGCCTTTTTAAAACAGCGATTTGGTGAGTTACATCAACAACTTCAATGTAACGCCGATAAACAGGCAGCACAAGCTGTAATCGATGTGTTAAATGATAAAACAAGCGGTCATTTTTAA
- the hda gene encoding DnaA regulatory inactivator Hda produces the protein MQLPLPIHQIDEDSFDNFYAENSEVLLESLKRNFTDVQQPFFYIWGGRSCGKSHLLKAVSNHFLLNQQTSSYIPLKKAHYFSPLVLDNAELLNVICLDDIQAIAGDEEWELAIFNLFNQIREQQGLFNEGGKTLLLISADCPPHQLNIKLPDLRSRLTWGEVYPLPDLTDEQKCHILQSNAHQKGVELSDEITHFLLKKLGTDLQELSKVLEKLDHASLQAQRKLTIPFVKEVLSL, from the coding sequence TTGCAACTACCTCTACCGATTCATCAAATTGATGAAGATTCTTTTGATAATTTTTACGCAGAAAATAGTGAAGTGCTGCTTGAATCACTCAAAAGGAATTTTACGGATGTTCAACAACCGTTTTTCTATATTTGGGGTGGTAGAAGTTGTGGGAAAAGTCATTTGTTAAAAGCGGTAAGCAACCACTTTCTGCTAAATCAACAAACCTCCAGTTATATTCCTTTAAAAAAAGCACATTATTTCTCGCCATTAGTATTAGATAATGCAGAACTCTTAAATGTGATTTGTCTGGATGATATTCAAGCAATTGCAGGTGATGAAGAGTGGGAGCTGGCCATTTTTAATTTATTTAATCAAATTCGTGAGCAGCAGGGGCTGTTTAATGAAGGAGGGAAAACATTGTTGTTAATTAGTGCTGATTGCCCGCCGCATCAATTAAACATTAAATTACCCGATTTACGCTCGCGTTTAACTTGGGGGGAGGTTTATCCATTACCTGATTTAACTGATGAGCAAAAATGCCATATTTTGCAGTCTAATGCACATCAAAAGGGAGTTGAATTATCCGATGAAATCACCCATTTTCTGCTGAAAAAATTAGGTACTGATTTACAGGAGCTTTCAAAAGTATTGGAGAAGTTAGATCACGCTTCTTTACAAGCTCAGCGAAAATTAACTATTCCTTTTGTCAAAGAAGTCCTTTCACTATAA
- a CDS encoding peptide ABC transporter ATP-binding protein, whose protein sequence is MGDLQKNDKNAPLLDAINLKKYYPVKKGMFAKPKTVKAVDGVSFTLERGKTLAIVGESGCGKSTLGRMLTMIESPTEGELFYKGQNFLVDDKETAQLRRKKIQIVFQNPYSSLNPRKKVGAILEEPLLINTDLSAKERKARVLEMMAKVGLKPEFYDRYPHMFSGGQRQRIAIARGLMLQPDIVVADEPVSALDVSVRAQVLNLMMDLQEEMGLSYVFISHDLSVVEHIADEVMVMYLGRCVEQGETKTIFNNPRHPYTQALLSATPRLNPEQRRERIKLTGELPSPLNPPKGCAFNARCRFATDLCRASQPELKTYKDGSRIACFVVEENHHTGLV, encoded by the coding sequence ATGGGCGATTTGCAAAAAAATGATAAAAACGCACCGCTTCTCGATGCGATCAATTTGAAAAAATACTATCCTGTCAAAAAAGGGATGTTTGCCAAACCTAAAACCGTCAAAGCAGTGGATGGTGTGTCATTCACGCTTGAGCGTGGTAAAACATTAGCTATTGTAGGCGAATCCGGCTGTGGTAAATCAACGCTGGGGCGAATGCTCACAATGATTGAAAGCCCAACTGAAGGGGAGTTGTTCTATAAAGGACAAAATTTCTTGGTAGATGATAAAGAGACTGCACAACTACGTCGTAAAAAAATTCAAATTGTGTTCCAAAATCCGTATAGCTCGCTAAATCCCCGTAAAAAGGTTGGGGCAATTTTAGAAGAGCCACTACTGATTAATACGGATTTATCTGCCAAAGAACGTAAAGCACGTGTGTTGGAAATGATGGCAAAAGTAGGTTTAAAGCCGGAATTTTATGACCGTTATCCACATATGTTCTCCGGTGGGCAACGCCAGCGTATTGCGATTGCTCGTGGCTTAATGCTACAACCTGATATTGTGGTTGCTGATGAGCCTGTTTCCGCGTTAGATGTGTCTGTACGAGCTCAAGTGCTAAATTTAATGATGGATCTCCAAGAGGAAATGGGGCTATCTTATGTCTTTATTTCCCATGATTTATCGGTGGTTGAACATATTGCCGATGAAGTGATGGTGATGTATTTAGGTCGTTGTGTCGAACAAGGAGAGACGAAAACGATTTTTAATAACCCACGCCATCCTTATACGCAAGCGCTGCTTTCAGCCACACCACGCTTAAATCCGGAACAACGCCGTGAACGTATTAAGCTTACCGGTGAGCTACCAAGCCCGTTAAATCCACCAAAAGGCTGTGCCTTCAATGCTCGCTGCCGCTTTGCAACTGATTTATGTCGAGCAAGCCAGCCGGAATTGAAAACCTATAAAGACGGCTCTCGCATTGCTTGTTTTGTGGTGGAAGAAAACCACCATACTGGGCTAGTATAG
- the sohB gene encoding protease SohB, with amino-acid sequence MWKEVLLNYGIFLLELLTIFGIIAVVIMLILESKKQTENGTIAITNLTEKYKEQQKSLSDFFLSEAELKHKEKEAKKAEKEKVKAEKQRLKEGESIDAKPRLFVLNFNGDMMAHGVNALRQEIDAVISLANPQKDEVLLKLESPGGVVHGYGLAASQLQRLRDRNIPLIAAVDKVAASGGYMMACVANKIVSAPFAVIGSVGVVAQVPNIHRFLKKHDIDVDVMTAGEYKRTVTLVGENTEKGKQKFQQELEETHLLFKQFVAQNRPQLEIEKVATGEHWFGKQAIELNLVDEISTSDDLILQAIYEKEVIELKYKEKKNLTQRLGSQLEQSAENLLTKILNKSRSTMM; translated from the coding sequence ATGTGGAAAGAAGTTTTACTTAATTACGGGATTTTTTTATTAGAGTTATTAACAATCTTCGGCATTATTGCGGTCGTTATTATGCTGATTTTAGAGTCTAAAAAACAGACTGAAAACGGCACGATTGCTATCACTAATTTAACTGAAAAATATAAAGAACAACAAAAATCCCTCTCTGATTTTTTCTTAAGTGAAGCTGAGCTTAAGCATAAAGAAAAAGAAGCGAAGAAAGCGGAAAAAGAGAAAGTAAAAGCCGAGAAACAGCGATTAAAAGAGGGAGAAAGTATAGACGCTAAGCCTCGTTTATTTGTGCTGAATTTTAACGGTGATATGATGGCTCATGGGGTGAATGCTTTACGTCAAGAGATTGATGCGGTGATTAGTCTTGCAAATCCACAGAAAGATGAAGTGTTGCTGAAATTAGAAAGCCCGGGCGGCGTTGTGCATGGTTACGGACTAGCGGCTTCACAATTACAACGTTTGCGAGATCGTAATATTCCCTTAATTGCTGCGGTGGATAAAGTCGCGGCAAGTGGGGGATATATGATGGCATGTGTGGCAAATAAAATTGTTTCTGCTCCTTTTGCCGTTATTGGTTCTGTCGGTGTGGTGGCTCAAGTGCCGAATATTCATCGTTTCCTGAAAAAACACGATATTGATGTAGATGTGATGACTGCCGGAGAATATAAACGTACCGTGACCTTAGTGGGCGAAAATACCGAAAAAGGGAAACAAAAATTCCAACAGGAATTAGAAGAAACGCATTTACTGTTCAAGCAATTTGTAGCTCAAAATCGTCCGCAATTAGAGATTGAAAAAGTAGCAACCGGAGAGCATTGGTTTGGCAAACAGGCGATTGAGCTGAATTTGGTCGATGAAATTTCGACCAGTGATGATCTGATTTTACAGGCAATTTATGAAAAAGAAGTGATTGAGCTGAAATATAAAGAGAAGAAAAATCTGACTCAGCGTTTAGGCTCTCAACTTGAACAGTCTGCGGAAAATTTATTAACCAAGATTTTAAATAAAAGCCGCTCAACTATGATGTAA
- the dppD gene encoding dipeptide ABC transporter ATP-binding protein, which produces MALLEVNELSVHFGDKHTPFKAVDRVSYEVNEGEVLGIVGESGSGKSVSSLAIMGLINFPGRVMAKNLKFNGNDLLALNPKEKQQIVGADVSMIFQDAMTSLNPSYTVGFQIMEALKVHQGGSKTSRRARTIELLTMVGIPDPESRLEVYPHQLSGGMSQRVMIAMAIACNPKLLIADEPTTALDVTIQAQIIDLLLELQRKENMALILITHDLALVAESAHRIIVMYAGQVVEEGKAAEIFNSPLHPYTQALLKALPEFAEGKSRLQSLPGVVPGKYDRPQGCLLNPRCPYATDKCREIEPELRNLNGRQVKCHSPLTLAGTPLAFEQHLRG; this is translated from the coding sequence ATGGCATTATTAGAAGTAAATGAACTCTCCGTTCACTTCGGAGATAAACATACCCCCTTTAAGGCTGTTGACCGCGTAAGCTATGAAGTAAATGAAGGTGAAGTATTAGGCATTGTGGGTGAATCAGGTTCTGGAAAATCAGTCAGCTCGCTTGCAATTATGGGGCTAATTAATTTCCCCGGTCGAGTTATGGCGAAGAACCTCAAATTTAACGGCAATGACTTATTGGCATTAAATCCAAAAGAGAAGCAGCAAATTGTCGGTGCTGATGTATCAATGATTTTCCAAGATGCCATGACAAGCCTTAATCCAAGTTATACCGTCGGTTTCCAAATTATGGAAGCGTTGAAAGTGCATCAAGGTGGCTCGAAAACAAGCCGTAGGGCAAGAACAATTGAGCTATTAACCATGGTTGGTATCCCTGATCCGGAATCTCGTTTAGAGGTTTATCCGCACCAACTATCTGGCGGAATGAGCCAACGTGTGATGATAGCAATGGCTATTGCTTGTAACCCGAAACTGCTAATCGCTGATGAACCAACAACAGCATTAGATGTAACGATTCAAGCTCAGATCATCGATCTTCTGCTGGAATTACAACGCAAAGAAAATATGGCTCTTATTCTCATCACTCACGATTTAGCCTTAGTGGCAGAATCAGCACACCGCATTATCGTGATGTATGCCGGACAAGTTGTAGAAGAAGGTAAAGCTGCGGAGATTTTCAATTCTCCACTTCACCCTTATACACAAGCATTATTGAAAGCCTTACCTGAATTTGCAGAAGGGAAATCCCGATTACAATCACTACCTGGTGTAGTCCCAGGTAAATATGACCGCCCTCAAGGCTGTTTGCTTAATCCACGCTGCCCGTATGCCACGGATAAATGCCGAGAAATTGAACCGGAATTACGTAATCTTAATGGCCGTCAAGTGAAGTGCCACTCGCCATTAACATTAGCAGGCACACCACTTGCCTTTGAACAACATCTGAGAGGTTAA
- a CDS encoding ABC transporter permease subunit produces the protein MSSITLSAPKPKTPLQEFWYYFCRNRGALIGLAFIAIVFFACVFAQWVAPFDPIEQNRNALLLPPAWVEGGNAAHLLGTDDIGRDILSRIIYGARLSVFIGLIIVVMSCVLGVILGLLAGYYGGMLDIIIMRLVDIMLAIPSLLLTIGVVTILGPSLMNAAIAIAIVSIPSYVRLTRASVLSEKNRDYVTASRVAGASVFRLMFVVILPNCLAPLIVQMTMGISNAILELAALGFLGIGAQPPTPELGTMLAESRGFMQSANWLVTIPGLAILSLVLAFNLMGDGLRDALDPKLKQ, from the coding sequence ATGTCTTCAATCACATTATCCGCACCTAAACCAAAAACGCCATTACAGGAGTTTTGGTACTACTTCTGTCGAAATAGAGGTGCATTAATCGGACTCGCTTTTATTGCGATTGTCTTTTTTGCTTGTGTATTCGCCCAATGGGTAGCCCCTTTCGACCCTATTGAGCAAAACCGTAATGCCTTATTGCTTCCTCCCGCTTGGGTAGAAGGTGGCAATGCGGCTCACCTGTTAGGTACAGATGATATCGGGCGTGATATTCTTTCCCGTATTATTTATGGCGCCAGATTATCTGTCTTTATCGGCTTAATTATTGTCGTTATGTCTTGTGTATTAGGTGTGATTTTAGGTCTTCTTGCAGGCTACTATGGCGGTATGCTGGATATTATCATTATGCGATTAGTTGATATTATGCTTGCTATCCCAAGCCTACTATTAACTATCGGTGTAGTTACTATTCTAGGTCCATCACTGATGAATGCTGCTATTGCAATTGCGATAGTGTCAATTCCAAGCTATGTGCGTTTAACTCGTGCATCCGTATTAAGCGAAAAAAATCGCGATTATGTAACCGCTTCTCGTGTTGCGGGTGCCAGTGTGTTCCGCTTAATGTTTGTAGTTATTTTACCAAACTGCTTAGCCCCGCTGATTGTGCAAATGACAATGGGGATCTCAAACGCTATTTTAGAACTGGCGGCACTTGGTTTCTTAGGTATTGGTGCTCAGCCACCAACACCTGAGCTTGGTACCATGCTTGCTGAATCTCGTGGCTTTATGCAGTCAGCAAACTGGCTGGTAACTATTCCGGGGCTAGCAATTTTATCGTTAGTATTAGCCTTTAACTTGATGGGTGATGGCTTGCGTGATGCGCTGGATCCAAAATTGAAACAGTAG
- the spoT gene encoding bifunctional GTP diphosphokinase/guanosine-3',5'-bis pyrophosphate 3'-pyrophosphohydrolase, protein MYLFEPLDRIIQGYLPPEQIERVKRAYVIARDAHEGQTRSSGEPYITHPVAVASIIAEMKLDHEAVIAALLHDVIEDTPYTEEELAAEFGQSVADIVQGVSKLDKLKFRTRQEAEVANFRKMILAMTKDIRVVLIKLADRTHNMRTLGALRPDKRRRIAKETLEIYSPLAHRLGIEHIKNELEDLGFEAMHPQRYRVLKMAIANARGHRKELIQRISDEIKERLEDVSIEARVYGREKHLYSIYQKMRQKDQHFHSILDIYAFRVVVGNIDNCYRVLGQMHALYKPRPKRVKDYIAVPKPNGYQSLHTSMIGPHGVPVEVQIRTEDMDKMADMGVAAHWRYKEGEAHHNTTVQVKAQQWLQSIVELQNSAGNSVEFIESVKSDLFSDDIYVFTPKGRIVELPANATAIDFAYAVHSGIGDRCVAAIVDRNPYPLSEPLRTGQTIEIITEQGKRPNASWLNFVVSGKARAKIRQALKNQQHDEAIALGRRQLIRAMNLRSLDDLKPEVIQTVLDELRLPTFEDLLAEIGLGNQMSNVIAQRLLGEPLLIDTDGDPQNNQPLAIEGVENRLISFAKCCLPVPGDEIIAYVSSGKGLVVHNTHCSNVKDYATNQSQYLPVVWEVAKENAIKFEAEIVLDIINEPGVLAGITSTLAKMNSNIGSISSEARDGNVYQVRIQISVLDKTHFDAILRKLGGVSGVVKATRK, encoded by the coding sequence GTGTATCTTTTTGAACCTTTAGATCGAATTATTCAGGGCTACTTACCGCCTGAGCAAATTGAACGTGTAAAACGAGCTTATGTGATTGCCCGTGATGCACATGAAGGACAAACACGCTCAAGTGGTGAGCCTTATATTACGCACCCGGTTGCGGTAGCGTCGATTATTGCTGAGATGAAATTAGATCATGAAGCAGTGATTGCCGCATTATTGCATGATGTGATTGAAGATACGCCTTATACAGAAGAAGAACTTGCAGCAGAATTTGGTCAGAGTGTGGCAGATATCGTGCAAGGAGTCTCTAAGTTAGATAAATTGAAGTTCCGCACCCGCCAAGAAGCTGAGGTTGCTAACTTTCGTAAAATGATTTTGGCGATGACCAAAGATATTCGTGTAGTATTAATCAAACTTGCCGACCGTACACATAATATGCGTACCTTAGGAGCATTGCGCCCGGATAAACGCCGCCGTATTGCTAAAGAAACTTTGGAAATTTATAGCCCGCTTGCTCACCGTTTAGGGATTGAACATATTAAAAATGAATTAGAAGATCTCGGATTTGAGGCAATGCATCCACAGCGTTATCGCGTATTAAAAATGGCAATTGCTAATGCCAGAGGTCATCGTAAAGAATTGATTCAGCGCATTTCCGATGAAATTAAAGAGCGTTTAGAAGACGTGAGCATTGAGGCTCGTGTTTATGGGCGTGAAAAGCATCTCTATTCGATTTATCAAAAAATGCGGCAGAAAGATCAGCATTTCCATTCAATTTTAGATATTTATGCTTTCCGAGTAGTGGTAGGGAATATTGATAACTGCTACCGTGTTTTAGGGCAAATGCACGCCCTTTATAAGCCACGCCCAAAACGGGTGAAAGATTATATCGCTGTACCGAAACCGAACGGCTATCAGTCATTGCATACGTCGATGATTGGCCCACACGGTGTACCTGTTGAGGTGCAAATTCGTACTGAAGATATGGATAAAATGGCGGATATGGGGGTGGCCGCACACTGGCGTTATAAAGAAGGCGAGGCACATCATAACACTACCGTGCAAGTTAAAGCACAGCAATGGTTGCAAAGTATTGTGGAGTTACAAAATAGTGCAGGTAACTCCGTAGAGTTTATTGAAAGTGTGAAGTCAGATCTATTCTCTGATGATATTTATGTATTCACACCAAAAGGACGTATTGTTGAGTTACCGGCAAATGCTACTGCAATTGATTTTGCTTATGCGGTTCACTCAGGAATTGGGGATCGCTGTGTAGCGGCGATTGTCGATCGTAATCCATACCCGCTTTCAGAACCGCTTCGCACAGGGCAAACTATTGAGATTATTACCGAACAAGGTAAACGCCCAAATGCTTCTTGGCTTAATTTTGTCGTAAGTGGTAAGGCAAGAGCTAAGATTCGTCAAGCATTGAAGAATCAGCAACATGATGAAGCCATCGCATTGGGTCGCCGCCAGTTAATACGAGCAATGAATTTACGCTCTTTGGATGATTTAAAACCAGAGGTTATTCAAACAGTATTAGATGAACTACGCTTGCCGACTTTCGAGGATTTATTGGCAGAAATTGGTTTAGGTAACCAAATGAGCAACGTCATTGCACAGCGTCTATTAGGCGAACCTTTGTTAATTGATACCGACGGTGATCCGCAAAACAATCAACCACTGGCAATTGAAGGGGTGGAAAATCGCTTAATTAGCTTTGCGAAATGTTGTTTACCTGTACCGGGTGATGAGATTATCGCCTATGTTAGTTCAGGTAAAGGTTTGGTTGTGCACAATACACATTGCTCAAATGTAAAAGATTATGCAACAAATCAAAGTCAGTATTTGCCGGTTGTGTGGGAAGTGGCAAAAGAGAATGCAATTAAGTTTGAGGCGGAAATCGTGCTGGATATCATTAATGAGCCTGGGGTTCTTGCCGGCATTACCTCAACTCTTGCTAAAATGAACAGCAATATCGGCAGTATTAGCAGTGAGGCAAGAGATGGCAATGTTTATCAGGTGAGAATTCAGATTTCCGTACTGGATAAAACGCATTTCGATGCTATTTTACGCAAGCTTGGCGGCGTAAGCGGTGTAGTGAAAGCGACCCGTAAATAA
- a CDS encoding ABC transporter permease subunit, giving the protein MFQFILKRLFMVIPTFIAITLITFALVHLIPGDPIEIRMGERGVDPVVHAQMMAQLGLDQPLPQQYFNYIKSVLQGDLGTSFRNNEPVLKEFFTLFPATVELAFFALLWSLIFGIFLGVIAAVKKESWISHTVTTLSLTGYSMPIFWWGLILIIYISTPLGLPASGRLPSEYWIEAETGFMLIDTWNSDEPGAFLAAIKSLILPAIVLGTIPLAVITRMTRSSMLEVLGEDYIRTAKAKGLNTTRIVVVHALRNALIPVVTVVGLIVGQLLSGAVLTENIFSWPGIGKWIIDAINARDYPVLQGSVLIIATIIILVNLAVDLLYGIVNPRIRHS; this is encoded by the coding sequence ATGTTTCAATTTATTCTTAAACGTTTATTCATGGTTATCCCAACCTTTATTGCGATAACCTTAATTACTTTTGCCCTTGTGCATTTAATCCCCGGAGACCCAATTGAGATCCGTATGGGAGAACGCGGGGTCGATCCTGTCGTTCACGCACAAATGATGGCCCAACTTGGGCTAGACCAGCCATTGCCTCAGCAATATTTTAACTACATTAAAAGCGTATTGCAGGGCGATTTGGGTACTTCATTCCGTAACAACGAGCCAGTACTCAAAGAATTTTTTACCCTGTTCCCAGCTACGGTGGAACTGGCATTTTTTGCCTTACTTTGGTCGTTGATTTTCGGTATCTTTCTCGGTGTAATTGCTGCAGTTAAAAAAGAGTCTTGGATTTCACACACTGTAACTACGCTCTCGCTGACGGGCTATTCAATGCCAATTTTCTGGTGGGGCCTAATTCTGATCATCTATATATCCACCCCTCTGGGGCTACCTGCATCCGGGCGTTTGCCGTCTGAATACTGGATTGAAGCTGAAACAGGTTTTATGCTGATTGACACTTGGAACTCTGACGAACCCGGTGCATTTTTAGCGGCAATTAAATCCCTCATTTTACCTGCTATTGTACTAGGTACAATTCCGCTAGCGGTTATCACCCGTATGACTCGTTCTTCCATGCTGGAAGTTCTGGGCGAAGATTATATCCGCACAGCTAAAGCAAAAGGCTTGAATACCACTCGTATTGTAGTTGTACACGCACTGCGAAATGCCTTAATTCCGGTGGTAACGGTAGTCGGCTTGATTGTCGGACAGCTTTTATCCGGTGCAGTTTTAACCGAGAATATTTTCTCTTGGCCGGGCATCGGCAAATGGATCATCGATGCGATTAACGCTCGTGACTACCCTGTGCTACAAGGCTCTGTCCTTATTATTGCCACCATTATTATTTTAGTGAACTTAGCGGTAGATTTACTCTACGGCATTGTAAACCCAAGAATCCGTCATTCATAA
- a CDS encoding ABC transporter substrate-binding protein — translation MKHITKLSLMTLALASTTALAAPKTFVYCMEASPAFFNPQFATDGASLDASGQAIFNRLTDFEPGSTNVIPGLAEKWEVSEDGKTYTFHLRKGVKFHSNKEFKPTRDFNADDVLFSFNRQLDPNHPYHKVSGGNYEYFIGMDMQNIIDKVEKVDDYTVKISLKVPNAPFLANLAMDFASILSAEYADKMLAAKTPEKVDNAPIGTGPFEFVSYQKDSAVRYKAFEQYWQGKAAIDRLVFSITPDASVRMAKLQKNECQAAPYPNPADLETLKKDENINLMSQPGLNVGYLSFNVQKAPLDNVKVRQALSHAINKDAILESVYQGAGQKAKNPIPPTMWSYNDDIQDYDYNPEKAKALLAEAGFANGFETDIWAMPVSRPYNPNARRMAELIQEDWKKVGVNAKIVSYEWGEYLKRMRNGEHQTGMIGWNGDNGDPDNFLNTLLSCSAVEQGSNYAKFCHPEFNKLITDAIQVTDKAQRAELYKKAQVIFKEQAPWVTIAHSTTYFPVRKEVSGYKLSPFSLHNFYGVDLVTK, via the coding sequence ATGAAACACATCACCAAACTATCGCTAATGACATTAGCATTGGCTTCAACAACCGCACTAGCAGCACCAAAAACCTTTGTTTACTGTATGGAGGCTTCTCCTGCGTTTTTTAACCCTCAATTTGCTACAGACGGTGCAAGCCTTGATGCTTCAGGTCAAGCAATTTTCAATCGTTTAACTGATTTTGAACCGGGTTCAACCAACGTGATCCCAGGCCTTGCGGAAAAATGGGAAGTGTCTGAAGACGGCAAAACGTACACCTTTCATTTACGTAAGGGAGTGAAATTCCACTCAAATAAAGAGTTTAAACCAACTCGCGATTTCAATGCTGATGATGTTTTATTCTCATTTAACCGTCAGTTAGATCCAAATCACCCTTACCACAAAGTATCGGGCGGTAACTATGAATACTTTATCGGGATGGATATGCAAAATATCATTGATAAAGTGGAGAAAGTGGACGACTACACAGTTAAAATCAGCTTAAAAGTGCCAAATGCTCCATTCTTAGCTAACCTTGCGATGGACTTTGCATCTATTTTATCTGCGGAATATGCTGATAAAATGCTAGCGGCCAAAACACCAGAGAAAGTGGATAACGCACCAATCGGCACCGGCCCATTTGAATTTGTCAGCTATCAAAAAGACTCTGCAGTGCGTTATAAAGCCTTCGAACAGTATTGGCAAGGTAAAGCAGCCATTGATCGTTTAGTCTTCTCAATTACTCCTGATGCTTCAGTGCGTATGGCTAAGTTACAGAAAAACGAATGCCAAGCAGCGCCTTATCCAAACCCTGCTGACTTAGAAACCTTGAAGAAAGATGAAAACATTAATTTAATGTCCCAGCCGGGCTTAAACGTGGGTTATTTAAGCTTTAACGTACAAAAAGCACCGCTTGATAACGTAAAAGTTCGCCAAGCATTAAGCCATGCAATTAATAAAGATGCGATTTTAGAATCGGTCTATCAAGGAGCTGGTCAAAAAGCGAAGAACCCGATTCCACCAACAATGTGGAGCTATAATGATGATATTCAGGATTACGACTATAACCCTGAAAAAGCAAAAGCACTATTAGCAGAAGCTGGTTTTGCTAACGGTTTTGAAACAGATATTTGGGCTATGCCGGTATCTCGACCGTATAACCCGAATGCTCGCCGTATGGCTGAATTAATCCAAGAAGACTGGAAAAAAGTCGGTGTTAACGCTAAAATCGTCAGCTACGAATGGGGTGAATACCTAAAACGTATGCGTAATGGCGAACACCAAACCGGTATGATTGGATGGAATGGCGACAACGGAGACCCAGACAACTTCTTAAATACTTTACTAAGTTGTTCTGCGGTTGAGCAAGGTTCAAACTATGCAAAATTCTGCCATCCTGAATTCAACAAATTAATTACTGATGCAATTCAAGTGACAGATAAAGCACAACGTGCTGAGCTTTACAAAAAAGCACAAGTCATCTTTAAAGAGCAAGCACCTTGGGTAACAATTGCTCACTCAACCACTTACTTCCCTGTTCGTAAAGAAGTAAGCGGTTATAAATTAAGCCCATTTAGCTTACATAATTTCTATGGTGTAGATTTAGTAACTAAATAA